A stretch of the Streptosporangium sp. NBC_01755 genome encodes the following:
- a CDS encoding cytochrome P450 family protein: MSETIPPPSDIPDSALIDPYPFYRRLRAAGRVHRMQTPIGLEAWFVTHYEDARTLLVDPRFSKAVHHSDGPAAGDRKRESSFANNMVSTDPPEHTRLRKLVQKAFTHRRTELLRPRVQEFTDQLLDKLEKEGKADLMEDFAFPLPMMVIGELLGLPDEDLAGLREKTVFFFLEESYEGNPVQRFREKQAGIGEYVRKLIEHKRATTGDDLVHGLIEARDGENRLSEKELVATVMLLIFAGFLTTVNLITNGLHALLVNRDQFDLLAARPELINSAIEEFLRYESSLGLIEGHATEDIKVGETTIPAGSLIIVSVHSVNHDPAAFPDPERLDITRNPNPHLAFSHGLHHCLGAPLARLEAQVAINGVLKRFPDLRLDCAPEDVAWHRDFFSRSLHALPVRLAR; this comes from the coding sequence ATGTCAGAGACGATCCCGCCGCCAAGCGACATTCCCGACTCGGCCCTGATCGATCCCTATCCCTTTTACCGGCGGCTGCGCGCGGCGGGACGAGTGCATCGCATGCAGACGCCGATCGGACTGGAAGCCTGGTTCGTCACACACTACGAGGACGCCCGCACGTTGCTCGTCGATCCCCGTTTCAGCAAGGCCGTGCACCACTCCGACGGGCCCGCGGCCGGCGACCGGAAGCGCGAGAGCTCGTTCGCCAACAACATGGTGAGCACCGATCCACCGGAGCACACCCGGTTGCGCAAACTGGTGCAGAAGGCGTTCACCCACCGCCGTACCGAGCTCCTCCGCCCCCGCGTGCAGGAGTTCACCGACCAGTTGCTCGACAAGCTGGAGAAGGAGGGCAAGGCGGACCTCATGGAGGATTTCGCCTTCCCGCTGCCGATGATGGTCATCGGGGAGCTTCTCGGGCTGCCCGACGAGGACCTCGCGGGCCTGCGCGAGAAGACGGTCTTCTTCTTCCTTGAGGAGAGTTACGAGGGCAACCCCGTGCAACGCTTCCGGGAGAAGCAGGCCGGCATCGGGGAGTACGTCAGAAAGCTGATCGAGCACAAGAGGGCGACCACCGGCGACGACCTCGTCCACGGGCTGATCGAGGCGCGCGACGGCGAGAACAGGCTCTCGGAGAAGGAGCTCGTCGCGACCGTGATGCTCCTCATCTTCGCGGGCTTCCTGACCACGGTTAACCTGATCACCAACGGGCTCCACGCGCTGCTCGTCAATCGCGACCAGTTCGACCTGCTCGCCGCGCGGCCCGAGCTCATCAACTCCGCCATCGAGGAGTTCCTCCGTTACGAGAGCTCGCTGGGGCTGATCGAGGGGCACGCGACGGAGGACATCAAGGTCGGGGAGACCACGATTCCGGCCGGCTCGCTGATCATCGTGTCCGTGCACTCGGTCAACCACGACCCGGCGGCCTTCCCCGACCCGGAGCGTCTGGACATCACCCGCAACCCCAACCCGCACCTGGCCTTCAGCCACGGCCTGCACCACTGCCTGGGCGCCCCCCTGGCGCGGCTGGAGGCGCAGGTGGCCATCAACGGGGTGCTGAAGAGGTTCCCCGATCTGAGGCTCGACTGTGCTCCCGAGGACGTGGCCTGGCACCGCGACTTCTTCTCGCGATCCCTGCACGCGCTCCCGGTACGGCTCGCGCGCTGA
- a CDS encoding pyridoxamine 5'-phosphate oxidase family protein, with amino-acid sequence MTGTARGVVLPPARDLAQRKADVVEKLTTDRHAWLATGGASTAHLVPLGCVWDGTHLVMATQERHRTVRNLREHGFSRAALGSPADVVLIDGPVEIVPYPELPADAPAILAELPVNPSRVPGCVYLFLTPRRVLAWRHRGEIPGRTVMKDGRWLA; translated from the coding sequence GTGACCGGCACCGCGCGGGGCGTCGTGCTCCCGCCCGCCCGCGATCTCGCCCAGCGCAAGGCCGACGTGGTGGAGAAACTGACGACCGACAGGCACGCCTGGCTCGCGACCGGCGGCGCCTCCACCGCGCACTTGGTTCCGCTCGGGTGCGTGTGGGACGGGACCCACCTGGTGATGGCCACCCAGGAGCGGCACCGGACCGTCCGCAACCTGCGCGAGCACGGTTTCTCGCGGGCCGCGCTCGGCAGTCCCGCCGACGTGGTGCTCATCGACGGCCCGGTGGAGATCGTGCCCTATCCGGAGCTGCCCGCGGACGCTCCCGCCATTCTCGCCGAGCTGCCGGTGAACCCCTCCCGGGTGCCCGGCTGCGTCTACCTCTTTCTCACCCCGCGGCGCGTTCTCGCCTGGCGGCACCGCGGTGAGATTCCCGGCCGGACGGTGATGAAGGACGGCCGCTGGCTTGCCTGA
- a CDS encoding DUF1772 domain-containing protein produces MIAQILTAAVLVSSGIAAGVLFTHAVGVWPAMQAMAPDRYVAAHKLLGRAYDPMMPIIVGTSLVLDVSLSILSGNDTARTLFIASAVCLACVGLVSQTRNVPINRRVKSLDPDAIPANWEDPRGAWGKWNLIRTTFAVLALVGNAAAAVSAI; encoded by the coding sequence GTGATCGCCCAAATTCTCACCGCCGCCGTGCTGGTCAGTAGCGGGATCGCCGCCGGTGTGCTGTTCACCCACGCGGTCGGCGTCTGGCCGGCGATGCAGGCGATGGCGCCCGATCGCTACGTGGCGGCGCACAAACTCCTGGGCCGCGCCTATGACCCGATGATGCCTATCATCGTCGGCACGTCGCTGGTTCTGGACGTCAGCCTCTCCATTCTTTCCGGAAACGACACGGCCAGAACTCTTTTCATAGCCTCGGCCGTCTGCCTGGCCTGCGTGGGACTGGTCTCGCAAACCCGTAACGTCCCCATCAACCGGCGAGTGAAGTCACTCGATCCCGATGCGATTCCGGCGAACTGGGAAGACCCGAGAGGAGCCTGGGGGAAATGGAACCTGATACGGACGACATTCGCCGTTCTCGCTCTGGTGGGAAACGCCGCGGCAGCCGTTTCGGCCATCTGA
- a CDS encoding cupin domain-containing protein, which produces MGVLTLEPGEFVSEHYHPYSEEFLYLVRGELTVRVDGTPVTLSAGEALMIPVNVRHRVENDGSEQALAVFQLGPLAPRPELGHVDTEPLPNASEPSLGVGECR; this is translated from the coding sequence ATGGGGGTGTTGACCCTGGAGCCCGGCGAGTTCGTGTCCGAGCACTACCACCCGTACTCCGAGGAGTTCCTCTATCTCGTACGCGGTGAGCTGACCGTGCGGGTGGACGGGACGCCGGTCACGCTGAGTGCGGGTGAGGCGCTCATGATTCCCGTCAACGTCCGGCATCGGGTCGAGAACGACGGAAGCGAGCAGGCCCTCGCGGTGTTCCAGCTCGGCCCGCTGGCGCCGCGGCCGGAGCTCGGCCACGTCGACACCGAGCCGCTGCCCAACGCCTCGGAGCCCTCCCTCGGCGTGGGGGAATGCAGATGA
- a CDS encoding beta-ketoacyl-[acyl-carrier-protein] synthase family protein, translated as MRRRQVAVTGIGVVAPGGTGRKAFWELLTAGRTATRTVSLFDAEGFRSRIAAECDFDPVAEGLTAREVRRMDRAAQFAVVSAREAIEDSGLDLAGLEPSRVGVTLGSAVGCTMSLEEEYVIVSDAGRQWQVDPSYGVPHLYGHLVPSSLAAEVAWTCGAEGQVTLISTGCTSGLDAVGYGARLIAEGTADVVLAGATDAPISPITVACFDAIKATSPRNDDPAHASRPFDRDRNGFVLGEGSAVFVLESLEHARRREAHVYCEVAGYATRGNAYHMTGLKPDGREMAESIRVALDSARVDPDDVDYINAHGSGTKQNDRHETAAFKRSLGDHAYRTPVSSIKSMIGHSLGAIGAIEVAACALAIEHGVVPPTANLNAPDPECDLDYVPHTARERPIDVVLSVGSGFGGFQTATVLTAPGRQVA; from the coding sequence ATGAGACGCCGGCAGGTGGCCGTCACCGGCATCGGGGTCGTGGCGCCGGGCGGGACGGGCCGTAAGGCCTTCTGGGAGTTGCTGACCGCGGGCCGTACCGCGACCAGGACCGTCTCGCTGTTCGACGCCGAGGGGTTCAGGTCGCGCATCGCGGCCGAGTGCGACTTCGACCCGGTCGCGGAGGGACTCACCGCGCGCGAGGTGCGGCGGATGGACCGGGCCGCGCAGTTCGCCGTCGTCTCCGCGCGGGAGGCGATCGAGGACAGCGGTCTCGACCTGGCCGGGCTGGAACCGTCCCGCGTCGGTGTGACGCTGGGCAGCGCGGTCGGATGCACGATGAGCCTCGAAGAGGAGTACGTCATCGTGAGCGACGCCGGCCGGCAGTGGCAGGTCGATCCGTCCTACGGGGTACCGCACCTGTACGGACATCTGGTGCCGAGCTCGCTGGCCGCCGAGGTCGCGTGGACATGCGGCGCCGAGGGCCAGGTCACGCTCATCTCGACGGGATGCACCTCCGGACTCGACGCCGTCGGGTACGGCGCGCGGTTGATCGCGGAGGGAACGGCCGACGTCGTGCTGGCCGGCGCCACGGATGCCCCGATCTCGCCGATCACGGTGGCCTGCTTCGACGCGATCAAGGCGACCTCCCCCAGAAACGACGATCCGGCACACGCCTCGCGCCCCTTCGACCGGGACCGCAACGGCTTCGTGCTGGGCGAGGGCTCGGCCGTGTTCGTCCTGGAGAGCCTGGAGCACGCCCGGCGGCGCGAGGCCCATGTCTACTGCGAGGTGGCGGGCTACGCCACCCGCGGCAACGCCTACCACATGACCGGGTTGAAGCCGGACGGGCGCGAGATGGCCGAGTCCATCCGGGTGGCCCTGGACAGTGCCCGGGTGGACCCGGACGACGTGGACTACATCAACGCGCACGGCTCCGGGACGAAGCAGAACGACCGCCACGAAACAGCCGCTTTCAAGCGCAGCCTGGGCGACCACGCCTACCGGACGCCGGTCAGCTCCATCAAGTCCATGATCGGGCACTCGCTCGGTGCCATCGGAGCCATCGAGGTGGCGGCCTGCGCGCTGGCGATCGAGCACGGGGTGGTGCCTCCCACGGCCAACCTCAACGCCCCCGACCCGGAGTGCGACCTCGACTACGTCCCGCACACCGCGCGGGAGCGGCCGATCGACGTGGTGCTCAGCGTAGGCAGCGGTTTCGGCGGATTCCAGACGGCGACCGTACTCACCGCCCCCGGAAGGCAGGTGGCATGA
- a CDS encoding ketosynthase chain-length factor produces MRGAAPVVTGIGVVAPTGLGVEEHWSTTLRGRRRVGRITKFDASSYPVSLAGEIEDFTAAGNVPGRLIPQTDHWTHMALVATDMALSDAGVNPADLPEYEMGVVTASSSGGVEFGQREIQELWHKGPRHVGAYQSIAWFYAATTGQISIRHGMRGPCGVVVAEQAGALESLAQARRVLRDGARLVVSGGTDAPFSPYGLTCQIAGGRLSTRTDPRRAYLPFDTDANGYVPGEGGAIILLEDAESARERGAEKVYGVIAGHAATFDPAPGSERPPTLRRAIENALIDADLEPRDVDVVFADAAGVPELDRAEAEAIAAVFGDRAVPVTAPKTITGRLYAGGPALDTVTALLSIRDSIIPMTVGVANPVPDYAIDLVTNEPRVVEIRTAMVLARGYGGFNAALVLRAPS; encoded by the coding sequence ATGAGAGGCGCCGCCCCGGTGGTGACGGGGATCGGTGTCGTGGCCCCCACCGGTCTCGGCGTGGAGGAGCACTGGTCCACCACGCTCCGGGGAAGGAGGAGGGTCGGCAGGATCACCAAATTCGACGCCTCCTCCTACCCGGTGAGTCTTGCCGGCGAGATCGAGGACTTCACCGCGGCGGGGAACGTCCCCGGCCGCCTGATCCCGCAGACCGACCACTGGACGCACATGGCGCTGGTGGCGACCGACATGGCCCTGTCCGACGCCGGCGTGAACCCCGCGGACCTGCCCGAGTACGAGATGGGCGTGGTCACGGCGAGTTCCTCCGGCGGGGTGGAGTTCGGCCAGCGCGAGATCCAGGAACTGTGGCACAAGGGCCCCCGCCACGTCGGCGCCTACCAGTCGATCGCCTGGTTCTACGCTGCGACCACCGGTCAGATCTCCATCCGGCACGGCATGCGTGGTCCCTGCGGGGTCGTGGTCGCGGAGCAGGCCGGCGCCCTGGAGTCGCTCGCCCAGGCCCGCCGGGTCCTGCGGGACGGCGCCCGCCTGGTCGTGAGCGGCGGCACCGACGCTCCGTTCAGCCCGTACGGGCTGACCTGCCAGATCGCCGGCGGGCGGCTCAGCACGCGGACCGATCCGCGACGGGCCTACCTGCCCTTCGATACCGACGCCAACGGCTACGTGCCTGGAGAGGGGGGTGCGATCATCCTGCTGGAGGACGCGGAGAGCGCCCGGGAACGCGGTGCGGAGAAGGTGTACGGCGTGATCGCCGGACACGCCGCCACGTTCGACCCGGCCCCCGGGAGCGAGCGCCCGCCGACCCTGCGCCGGGCCATCGAGAACGCGCTCATCGACGCGGACCTGGAGCCGCGCGACGTGGACGTGGTCTTCGCCGACGCGGCCGGCGTCCCCGAGCTCGACCGGGCCGAGGCGGAGGCGATCGCGGCCGTGTTCGGAGATCGGGCGGTACCGGTCACGGCGCCCAAGACGATAACCGGGCGGCTGTACGCCGGAGGGCCCGCCCTCGACACCGTCACCGCCCTGCTCTCCATCCGCGACTCGATCATCCCGATGACGGTCGGCGTCGCGAATCCGGTGCCGGACTACGCGATCGACCTGGTCACGAACGAGCCTCGGGTCGTCGAGATACGCACCGCGATGGTCCTCGCCCGTGGCTACGGAGGGTTCAACGCCGCACTCGTGCTGCGGGCGCCCTCGTGA
- a CDS encoding acyl carrier protein: MKDFDLDDLRELMRLSAGVDEDIDIEGDIVDTTFTNMNYDSLAVLELASRIERDWGVTVPDEVAAGLKTPREVLDHVNRKAGVN, encoded by the coding sequence ATGAAGGACTTCGACCTCGACGATCTGCGGGAGCTCATGCGGCTCAGCGCGGGGGTGGACGAGGACATCGACATCGAGGGCGACATCGTCGATACCACGTTCACGAACATGAACTACGACTCGCTGGCCGTGCTGGAGCTGGCCAGTCGTATCGAGCGGGACTGGGGTGTGACCGTCCCCGACGAAGTGGCCGCGGGCCTGAAGACCCCCCGCGAGGTGCTCGACCACGTCAACCGGAAGGCCGGGGTGAACTGA
- a CDS encoding SRPBCC family protein: protein MAGHTERAIVISAPSDLVWKMTNDVASWPDLFSEYARAEIIHREGDTVRFRLTMHPDEDGNAWSWVSERTADPVTRTVRAYRVETGWFEYMNIRWEYREVPDGVEMRWIQDFRMKPESPVSLEQMTRRIDTNTPVQMELIKERVEQAARRAEAV from the coding sequence ATGGCAGGACACACCGAACGAGCGATCGTGATCTCCGCTCCATCGGATCTGGTGTGGAAGATGACCAACGACGTCGCGTCGTGGCCGGACCTCTTCAGCGAGTACGCCAGAGCCGAGATCATCCATCGCGAGGGCGACACGGTCCGCTTCCGTTTGACGATGCATCCCGACGAGGACGGCAACGCCTGGTCCTGGGTGTCGGAGCGGACGGCGGATCCGGTGACGCGCACCGTGCGGGCGTACCGGGTCGAGACCGGCTGGTTCGAGTACATGAACATCCGCTGGGAGTACCGGGAGGTGCCCGACGGCGTGGAGATGCGCTGGATCCAGGACTTCCGCATGAAGCCGGAGTCGCCGGTGAGCCTGGAGCAGATGACCAGGCGGATCGACACCAACACGCCGGTGCAGATGGAGCTGATCAAGGAGCGGGTCGAGCAGGCGGCGCGGCGAGCCGAGGCGGTATGA
- a CDS encoding DUF1772 domain-containing protein, giving the protein MTDLLLPLALLANGLAAGVLVGTVLGVVPFYMTLAADSYVRAHAFAVGRYDPFQPACLLITFAADTAKAITAPTTTVRVLCAAAGLAAISVVAISLTRTVPMNRWIKAQDPGSLPAGWDLDAFRNRWARWNGTRTAVAVLALVLNTAAAATLP; this is encoded by the coding sequence ATGACGGACCTGCTGCTGCCGCTGGCACTCCTGGCCAACGGCCTCGCGGCCGGCGTGCTGGTGGGCACGGTGCTGGGGGTCGTCCCGTTCTACATGACACTCGCCGCCGACAGCTACGTCAGGGCGCACGCCTTCGCCGTCGGCAGGTACGACCCCTTCCAGCCGGCCTGCCTGCTGATCACCTTCGCGGCCGACACCGCGAAGGCGATCACGGCGCCCACCACGACGGTGCGCGTGCTGTGCGCGGCGGCCGGCCTGGCGGCCATCTCGGTGGTGGCCATCTCGCTGACCCGCACCGTCCCGATGAACCGCTGGATCAAGGCGCAGGACCCGGGGTCGCTGCCCGCCGGCTGGGACCTGGACGCCTTCCGGAACCGATGGGCGCGGTGGAACGGCACGCGCACCGCGGTGGCGGTGCTCGCCCTCGTCCTGAACACGGCGGCGGCCGCCACCCTGCCGTGA
- a CDS encoding SDR family NAD(P)-dependent oxidoreductase, producing MSFRLSGKNVLVTGGSRGIGRSVVLGLAEEGCNVVTCYRADKEAAERLEHDLASTPGKHSVVQADVSRQEEVNGLIGECRTRLGSLDVVVHNAGAISHVPFAELELDEWHRILDTNLTGMYLVVRGALPLMSEGGSVIAIGSKAAMVGVPLRTHYTASKAGELGLARSLSKELGPRGIRINVVAPGIINTHAVDDLSPEHARRYRTMTALGRLGEPEEVADVVLFLSSDRSRYMTGETVHVDGGI from the coding sequence ATGAGTTTCCGACTGTCTGGAAAGAACGTCCTGGTCACCGGCGGAAGCAGGGGAATCGGGCGATCGGTGGTGCTCGGTCTCGCCGAGGAGGGATGCAACGTCGTCACCTGCTACCGCGCCGACAAGGAGGCGGCCGAGCGACTGGAGCACGACCTGGCGTCCACCCCGGGCAAGCACAGTGTCGTACAGGCCGACGTGAGCCGGCAGGAGGAGGTGAACGGTCTGATCGGCGAGTGCCGTACCAGGCTGGGCTCGCTGGACGTCGTCGTGCACAACGCGGGCGCCATCAGCCACGTGCCCTTCGCCGAACTCGAACTCGACGAGTGGCACCGGATACTCGACACCAACCTCACCGGCATGTACCTCGTGGTGCGCGGGGCGCTGCCCCTGATGTCCGAGGGCGGATCGGTGATCGCGATCGGCTCCAAGGCGGCGATGGTCGGCGTGCCGCTGCGCACCCACTACACCGCGTCGAAGGCGGGCGAACTCGGCCTCGCGCGATCCCTGTCCAAGGAACTCGGCCCGCGCGGCATCCGGATCAACGTGGTCGCGCCCGGAATCATCAACACCCACGCCGTGGACGACCTCAGCCCCGAGCACGCGCGGCGCTACCGCACCATGACCGCCCTCGGCCGGCTCGGTGAGCCCGAGGAGGTCGCCGACGTGGTGCTGTTCCTGTCCAGCGACCGCTCCCGGTACATGACCGGCGAGACCGTTCACGTCGACGGAGGGATCTGA
- a CDS encoding antibiotic biosynthesis monooxygenase family protein, with the protein MAETTVFRVMLRMQIFPGMERDFEKVWYSVADVVGDNPANVGQWLLRSAEEEGVYHIMSDWVDEVRFREFEGSDAHVEHRKKLHPYRSHGTMTTLNMVFDLGRERMESGG; encoded by the coding sequence ATGGCGGAGACGACGGTCTTCCGGGTGATGCTGCGCATGCAGATCTTCCCCGGCATGGAGCGGGACTTCGAGAAGGTCTGGTACTCCGTCGCGGACGTGGTCGGCGACAACCCCGCGAACGTCGGGCAGTGGCTGCTGCGGAGCGCCGAGGAGGAGGGCGTCTACCACATCATGAGCGACTGGGTGGACGAGGTCAGGTTCCGCGAGTTCGAGGGCAGCGACGCGCACGTCGAGCACCGCAAGAAGCTGCACCCGTACCGCTCGCACGGCACCATGACGACCCTGAACATGGTGTTCGACCTCGGCCGCGAGCGGATGGAGAGTGGCGGATGA
- a CDS encoding antibiotic biosynthesis monooxygenase family protein, which translates to MSGQVRVVVYYSTPAEEAGSVVEAYREVNGTMRGTPGLRSSQLLRSALEPGEFAVLSEWASLAEFRVWEEGTRHKGQTSSLRPYRDEGRGRGYGVYEVVDEL; encoded by the coding sequence ATGAGCGGCCAGGTCCGGGTCGTCGTCTACTACTCCACCCCGGCCGAGGAGGCCGGCTCCGTGGTCGAGGCCTACCGCGAGGTCAACGGGACGATGCGCGGCACCCCCGGTCTGCGGAGCAGCCAGCTGCTCCGCTCGGCGCTCGAACCGGGCGAGTTCGCCGTGCTCAGCGAGTGGGCGAGCCTCGCGGAGTTTCGTGTCTGGGAGGAGGGGACGCGGCACAAGGGGCAGACGTCCTCGCTCCGGCCCTATCGAGACGAGGGACGAGGGAGAGGTTACGGAGTCTATGAAGTCGTGGACGAGCTCTGA
- a CDS encoding acetyl-CoA carboxylase carboxyltransferase subunit alpha, which translates to MTVTSPAAVKGIEWVRCSRCTEIVYGKRFARELGVCPGCGLHTRLSAWQRIEQLFDEGCAEPIEASPVVEDPLGFADSRPYTDRLREARLKTELDEAVVCVRGTIEGHPAIAAVMDFRFMGGSLGSGVGERIVTAAEAALAERMPFLLVTASGGARMQEGALSLMQMAKTGQALAELDEAGILTVAVVTDPTYGGVAASFATLPDVILAEPGAHIGFAGPRVIKQTIGQELPEGFQTAEFLRAKGLIDVVQPRSALRSTLARLCAFRNPGSTLTPVNRPEPPSELIFQPERLPVRDGWTAVRLARHTDRPTTLDYAGYLLEEFVELHGDRVGGDCPAIVGGIGRLDSRPIVLVGHQKGHDTRERIERNFGMPTPAGYRKAARLMRLAAKLGYPVLTLIDTPGAYPGIEAEENGQAWVIAENLRLMSALPVPVVAVVTGEGGSGGALALGVANRVLALSNAVYSVISPEGCASILWKSRAEAPRAADALRLDARELLRHGIVDGVIPEPGEGAHTDPVRSARLLGAVVTEAFQELAIHDPRKLVAQRRQRFRQFGSAPR; encoded by the coding sequence ATGACCGTGACTTCTCCAGCGGCGGTAAAGGGCATCGAGTGGGTTCGCTGCTCACGGTGCACCGAGATCGTGTACGGCAAGCGGTTCGCGCGCGAGCTCGGCGTGTGTCCCGGCTGCGGGCTGCACACCCGGCTCAGCGCGTGGCAGCGGATCGAACAGCTCTTCGACGAGGGCTGCGCGGAGCCGATCGAGGCGTCGCCGGTCGTGGAGGACCCCCTCGGGTTCGCGGACAGCAGGCCATACACCGACCGGCTGCGCGAGGCACGCCTGAAAACGGAACTGGACGAGGCCGTCGTCTGCGTCCGCGGCACGATCGAGGGACACCCGGCCATCGCGGCCGTCATGGACTTCCGCTTCATGGGCGGCAGCCTCGGGTCCGGGGTGGGAGAGCGCATCGTCACCGCGGCCGAGGCCGCACTGGCCGAACGCATGCCGTTCCTGCTGGTGACGGCATCGGGAGGCGCCCGGATGCAGGAGGGCGCGCTGTCGCTCATGCAGATGGCCAAGACCGGCCAGGCCCTGGCCGAGCTGGACGAGGCCGGGATCCTGACGGTGGCCGTGGTCACCGACCCGACCTACGGCGGGGTGGCCGCGTCCTTCGCGACCCTGCCCGATGTCATCCTCGCCGAACCCGGCGCCCACATCGGGTTCGCCGGCCCCCGCGTGATCAAGCAGACCATCGGCCAGGAGCTCCCCGAAGGGTTCCAGACCGCGGAGTTCCTGCGCGCGAAGGGGCTCATCGACGTCGTCCAGCCCCGGAGCGCGCTGCGCTCGACACTCGCCAGACTCTGTGCCTTCCGGAACCCCGGATCGACCCTCACCCCCGTGAACCGGCCGGAGCCGCCGTCCGAGCTGATCTTCCAGCCGGAACGGCTGCCGGTACGGGACGGCTGGACAGCGGTCCGGCTCGCCCGGCACACGGACCGTCCCACCACTCTCGACTACGCCGGCTACCTGCTGGAGGAGTTCGTCGAGCTGCACGGGGACCGTGTCGGCGGTGACTGCCCGGCCATCGTCGGCGGGATCGGACGGCTTGACAGCAGGCCCATCGTCCTCGTCGGTCACCAGAAGGGGCACGACACCCGCGAGCGAATCGAGCGCAACTTCGGCATGCCGACCCCCGCCGGCTACCGCAAGGCGGCCCGGCTGATGCGGCTCGCCGCCAAGCTCGGCTACCCCGTGCTGACACTCATCGACACGCCTGGCGCCTACCCGGGCATCGAGGCGGAGGAAAACGGCCAGGCATGGGTGATCGCGGAGAACCTCCGCCTGATGTCGGCGCTGCCCGTTCCGGTCGTCGCCGTCGTCACCGGCGAGGGCGGCAGCGGGGGGGCGCTGGCACTCGGCGTCGCCAACCGCGTGCTGGCCCTGTCCAACGCGGTGTACTCGGTGATCAGCCCCGAGGGCTGCGCGTCCATCCTGTGGAAGAGCCGGGCCGAGGCTCCCCGGGCGGCCGACGCGCTGCGGCTGGACGCCAGGGAGCTGCTCAGGCACGGGATCGTCGACGGGGTGATCCCCGAACCCGGCGAGGGTGCTCACACGGACCCGGTGAGGAGCGCGCGACTGCTCGGCGCGGTGGTCACCGAGGCGTTTCAGGAGCTGGCCATTCACGATCCGAGGAAGCTGGTCGCGCAGCGACGCCAGCGATTCCGCCAGTTCGGCTCGGCACCGCGATAG
- the accB gene encoding acetyl-CoA carboxylase biotin carboxyl carrier protein, whose product MSEGSAVEETTEATSHALIGELCRCAVELIGAGRAGGSGLRRVRLQLGDSSVELEWPESVAATGGAPSAALSHGVPSAEVVPEADDSHHVCAPTVGTFYRAPEPGAPPFVGVGDTVEKGRQIGIVEAMKLMNPIEADRPGRVVEILASDGVPVEYGQPLFAIAPLDAP is encoded by the coding sequence ATGAGTGAAGGAAGCGCCGTGGAAGAGACGACCGAGGCAACCTCACACGCGCTGATCGGCGAGCTCTGCCGGTGTGCCGTCGAGCTCATCGGCGCCGGCCGGGCCGGCGGGTCCGGGCTCCGGCGGGTCCGCCTGCAGCTGGGCGATTCCAGCGTCGAGCTGGAGTGGCCGGAGAGCGTCGCCGCCACCGGGGGCGCACCGTCCGCGGCCCTTTCGCACGGGGTGCCGTCGGCGGAGGTCGTGCCCGAGGCCGATGACTCGCACCACGTCTGCGCGCCGACGGTGGGGACGTTCTACCGGGCCCCCGAGCCGGGGGCGCCGCCCTTCGTCGGGGTGGGCGACACGGTGGAGAAGGGGCGGCAGATCGGGATCGTGGAGGCCATGAAGCTGATGAATCCCATCGAGGCCGACCGGCCCGGCCGCGTCGTCGAGATCCTGGCGTCCGACGGCGTGCCGGTCGAGTACGGCCAGCCGCTGTTCGCCATCGCCCCCCTCGACGCGCCATGA